From Burkholderia savannae, a single genomic window includes:
- a CDS encoding fimbria/pilus chaperone family protein → MKTLLLLIFSAFCLKTQAATFTLESPTIIFNETDQRVAFNVKNDGESPMLLVSKLEDLGEDKLSQRILIAPPIARIDPGQSQQIKFSLKKGAKLEHEYMLKASFEGVSQTGRGSLVMPVRQEIGFLVQAGAVPVSKTPWDNLKLSLADRHLTLSNPSTHVIRLAPSVKLLPANKTVALPHAYLMPGESRTVEIDDAADKIEIVPLSRYGLVLPAVTMPVQR, encoded by the coding sequence ATGAAAACACTCTTGCTCCTCATTTTTTCAGCATTCTGCCTGAAGACCCAAGCAGCTACTTTTACCCTAGAGAGCCCAACCATCATCTTCAACGAAACGGATCAACGCGTCGCCTTCAACGTCAAAAACGACGGCGAAAGCCCCATGCTGCTCGTCAGCAAGCTCGAAGATCTTGGCGAAGACAAACTCAGTCAACGCATTCTGATTGCGCCGCCAATCGCACGCATCGATCCCGGCCAAAGTCAGCAGATCAAATTTTCGCTCAAGAAGGGGGCCAAACTCGAGCACGAGTACATGCTCAAGGCATCGTTCGAAGGGGTATCGCAAACCGGCCGCGGCTCGCTCGTGATGCCGGTACGCCAGGAAATCGGCTTTTTGGTTCAAGCCGGCGCGGTTCCCGTTTCCAAAACCCCTTGGGATAACTTGAAGCTCAGCCTTGCGGATCGACATTTGACGCTCAGCAATCCGAGCACGCACGTGATCCGCCTCGCGCCAAGCGTCAAGCTGTTGCCCGCGAACAAGACGGTCGCGCTCCCGCATGCCTACCTGATGCCTGGCGAGTCTCGAACTGTTGAAATAGACGATGCCGCCGACAAAATCGAGATCGTTCCGCTCAGCCGCTACGGCCTCGTATTGCCCGCAGTCACGATGCCGGTCCAGCGTTAA
- a CDS encoding DUF1120 domain-containing protein, with protein MKAILLTLSAASTFSLMTSAHADKPTIDLSVKGKIDVPSCIIGSPGEGVYDFGHLPSTLIKPGNEKTTLSSMTKTWVVKCDATTFLNFTVTDNRSDSTSEANPSNFGLGKVNSDGKLGYYTVLMENGTVDGKNSTVFSAWPNGGGMMGSSDVYLQNPSGQNRHGWSTGQGSSAKQATGQTFTADLVVTPTLAGSGSMNGALTDTVDLDGSITLTFAFGI; from the coding sequence ATGAAAGCAATCCTTCTTACATTATCGGCCGCGTCTACATTTTCCCTCATGACGAGCGCACATGCCGACAAGCCGACGATCGATCTATCCGTCAAAGGAAAAATAGACGTTCCAAGTTGCATCATTGGCTCTCCAGGAGAAGGAGTTTACGACTTTGGTCACCTTCCATCGACGCTCATCAAACCTGGAAATGAAAAGACCACACTTTCCTCAATGACAAAAACTTGGGTCGTAAAATGCGATGCCACGACATTTTTGAATTTCACTGTGACGGATAATCGTTCCGATTCAACCTCCGAAGCAAATCCAAGCAACTTCGGTTTAGGAAAGGTCAATTCAGATGGAAAGCTTGGCTACTACACAGTATTGATGGAGAACGGCACCGTGGACGGGAAAAACTCTACCGTATTCTCAGCCTGGCCAAACGGTGGAGGCATGATGGGGAGCAGCGACGTGTATCTCCAAAATCCAAGTGGCCAAAACAGACACGGCTGGTCAACTGGCCAGGGGAGCAGTGCAAAGCAGGCAACCGGCCAAACATTTACAGCCGATCTGGTGGTCACGCCGACGTTGGCCGGCAGCGGATCGATGAATGGCGCACTTACTGATACAGTCGATCTGGACGGTTCCATAACGCTCACGTTCGCATTTGGCATTTAA